CTTGACAACCGCGGCCGGCCCTTCGTTGGAGCCGGCGCCAAGCGCATGGCGCGCGTCCTTCAGCACGGGAGTGTGACCATGATCGGCGATCACCACGATGTACGTCTGATCGAGAATGCCGTAATTCCGGTACGCGTCGAGAATCCGGGCGACGAGAGGATCGGTTACCGTCTCGAGGTAGGCGACTTCCATCGGCAACGGATCGGTGGCGAGATGCGTGTACAAATCGATTCCCGGAAAATAGACAACTTGAATTTTCGGAACGCCATGATCCTTCATGGAAGCGAGCAGTTTCGGCACTGAATCCTTGTCGAGCTGCTCGTAGATATCCATTTTTTCGGGCGAATTCTCGCCGCCGCCACGCGCCAGGAATTCCGTGTACAAGGAGACCATCGAGACCGGATCGATGACCGTGAAATAGTCGGCGCCTCGATAAACCGGATTCAGCGAGACTGCCGATTTCACTCCGGCCTGCTGAAACAGCGTCGGGCTCTTGAGCGACTTGCCGACCAGCCCGTCGGTTATCATGGCGCGGTTGTCGTCCATCTCTTGGACCGACACCGGCACCGGCGCGTAAAATTTCATCTTCTCGCGCACGAACCATTCGTTGCCCGGCACCCCGTTCCAGGCCGTCGGCGCGCCGGTGAAGATCGCCGACCAGGCGGCAATGGTGGTCGAGGGCAGGATGCTGACCGCGTTTGGCACGGAGTAAGCGTACTGGTACAGTCCACCTCCCTCGGGCTTGCCGAGCATCCCGGCCATCGCGGGCGCTTTGCCCGATTGAATCGCGGTCATTAGCTGGTCGTAACCGGCCCCATCAAAGGCAAAGATCAAAACGTACGGACCCGGCTCGGGGGGCCGAGGCTCGCGTTTGACCTGGGTTTCGCCGCCGTGGAGCAGGAGTTCGGCCGAACTGCACGCAGTCAGGGCAAACAGTGCGACGCAGGTCGAGATCAGCGCGCAGCGGATGAGGGTTAAGGCAGGCTTAGGGCGCAGCATCAGAGTTGTTCCAAAGTTCTAACTCAATACGATTTCGGAAAAAAGGAAAGCACTGAGAGTCGCGCACCGTTTTCCGCCGGTTCCGTCAGGGCAGGGATTTTTCGCGCGCCGACTCGTTGAGAATAGCCGTTGAGCGGTGTATTCGGTCCTAATCTCACTGCCGCCGGGCTAATCAGGGTCAACTGTGCGATGGAAATCGGCGTGCCAGGTTCTGACGGCTGGTAGCCCGTCCACTTCTAATTCCTGGCGCGCCTGTACCGACAAATGGTCCAAATCTTTCTTTTGCGCCAGTTCTTCATCAACCAATGCCGCATGTTTTGGGACAGGAAGTACCCACCTCCAATGGCCGATGATGCTGAGCGGCACAAAAGTGCGCGCGTAGATCTGGCTAGGAGTAATCGCATAGATTCTGTTCGAAATGTCGTTACGATCCACTTTGACAAAGGCCAGACGAAAGCCCAGATGCGTGGCGATGCCTTTGATCCAAGCTGGCGCGGCGAATTCCGCCTCGAGCTCGGCGACGGGAACGTCAATATGATTTGGCCGGTAACAAAATACGATTCGACCGGGCTTACTGATGGTCACGTTTTGGAAATTCCCAACCGCAGAATCCCATCGCTCGACTGTCCCTTCCCAGCATCCAATAAATGGTGACGGTATCTCCGGGTTGGTCAGAGGCTGTGGGGCCGGTG
This DNA window, taken from Candidatus Binatus sp., encodes the following:
- a CDS encoding alkaline phosphatase family protein, with the translated sequence MLRPKPALTLIRCALISTCVALFALTACSSAELLLHGGETQVKREPRPPEPGPYVLIFAFDGAGYDQLMTAIQSGKAPAMAGMLGKPEGGGLYQYAYSVPNAVSILPSTTIAAWSAIFTGAPTAWNGVPGNEWFVREKMKFYAPVPVSVQEMDDNRAMITDGLVGKSLKSPTLFQQAGVKSAVSLNPVYRGADYFTVIDPVSMVSLYTEFLARGGGENSPEKMDIYEQLDKDSVPKLLASMKDHGVPKIQVVYFPGIDLYTHLATDPLPMEVAYLETVTDPLVARILDAYRNYGILDQTYIVVIADHGHTPVLKDARHALGAGSNEGPAAVVKAAGFRPRKFVLNPGNNEQDYQAAFAYQGAIAYVYLADRSTCPNPAMTCDWKRPPRYRQDVLPVARAFYNSNKTGKPVQTMKDTLDLIFARVPTPPGKNTLEYEIFDGHRLVPIWEYLIRHPRPDLLQLDRRMQWLSAGPYGNRSGDILLLSRSGLNQPIQDRYYFSAPYHSWHGSASMQDSHIPLIVARKDYPGAKLKQLVDKVAGSQPSQLALVPIVRALLTSQPPAAPAVPPAKPGPDQSATPAAKSR